A region from the Methanobrevibacter sp. genome encodes:
- a CDS encoding CDP-glycerol glycerophosphotransferase family protein: FIKTNSDLEYNIFFVNKLLSDKFKYGILKHPSSYINYLKSYEDYLGLNQEYYDKTFFFNKLDFFSNFMSYFSSEDDCPLFIKYTALYLVQFLIKIPEIFIEDEKEYFWSYFGELLNVFDDDLLRNSKDILEKNVQKFILFIKYGSNTKKTYNDVILKTGNNEFTIDKYSKHNIWFQIIEIKNNNLICSGFYTSILPHDNIYIEAVKDFKGETEIFKSQFVKYSDKKTVKFLSHLWNWYYSFDFKIPIKEAISYLNTDELKVSFRLVYEDNLDKIQIYPKFNFSKQSNLSKYSHYSILDDCLILFKLNAIIITNNSFSKILKNEFFDLKKIISDRPQYWIKGILFRFSYLILFIFMKNKRIWIFMDRKNLADDNAEHLFKYSLNQKEDIEYYFVVNKDSVDYNRLLKINKNVLAFGSIKHKIIYLFAEKVISSHPGDSDFNPFWNKNNRLLSGLFTLKKYYLRHGVSKDNMSRWLKKDSKNLSLILASSVLEKNSLLEDGYNYDESIIQALGLPRYDNLNNNHVKKQIVIMPSWRNYIKSEIELVNSEYFKRWNNLINNRNLIDFAEKNNYQIIFKPHPNLYKFIDVFDENEYVIIDYEKKYQEIFNESSILITDYSSIFFDFAYLKKPLIYYHYGSDYHFDSENGYFKYDTMGFGDVIKEENDLVNKIKFYIANNCEMEDKYKSRVDDFFMYTDTDNCKRVYEWILSDEN; encoded by the coding sequence ATTTTATAAAAACCAATTCTGATTTAGAATATAACATATTTTTTGTTAATAAATTGTTGTCTGACAAGTTTAAATATGGAATTTTAAAACATCCAAGCTCATATATTAATTATCTTAAATCTTATGAGGATTACTTAGGATTAAATCAGGAATATTATGATAAAACATTCTTTTTTAATAAATTAGATTTTTTTAGTAATTTTATGTCATATTTTTCCAGTGAAGATGACTGTCCATTATTTATTAAATATACAGCATTATATTTAGTTCAATTTCTAATTAAAATTCCTGAAATTTTCATTGAAGATGAAAAAGAATATTTCTGGAGTTATTTCGGGGAACTTTTAAATGTATTTGATGATGACCTGCTAAGGAACAGTAAAGATATTTTAGAAAAAAATGTTCAGAAATTTATTCTGTTTATAAAATATGGATCCAATACAAAAAAAACATATAATGATGTTATTTTAAAAACCGGAAATAATGAGTTCACTATCGATAAATATTCAAAACATAATATCTGGTTTCAAATTATCGAGATTAAAAACAATAATCTTATCTGCTCAGGTTTTTATACTAGCATCCTTCCACACGACAATATTTATATAGAGGCAGTTAAGGATTTTAAAGGTGAAACTGAAATTTTTAAATCACAGTTCGTTAAATATAGCGATAAAAAAACAGTGAAGTTTTTATCCCATTTATGGAATTGGTATTACTCATTTGATTTTAAAATCCCTATTAAAGAAGCGATTTCATATTTAAATACTGATGAATTGAAAGTTTCTTTTAGATTAGTTTATGAAGATAACCTTGATAAAATTCAAATTTACCCTAAATTTAACTTTTCTAAACAGTCAAATTTATCTAAATATAGCCATTATTCTATTTTAGATGACTGCTTGATTTTATTTAAATTAAATGCAATTATTATTACCAATAACTCTTTTAGTAAAATACTTAAAAATGAGTTTTTCGATTTGAAAAAAATCATTTCAGATAGGCCTCAGTATTGGATTAAAGGCATACTATTTAGATTTTCATATCTGATTTTATTTATTTTCATGAAAAATAAAAGAATATGGATTTTCATGGACCGTAAAAATCTAGCGGATGATAATGCGGAACATCTTTTTAAATACTCCCTTAATCAAAAAGAAGATATTGAATATTATTTTGTTGTAAATAAAGACAGTGTGGATTATAATCGTTTATTAAAAATTAATAAGAATGTTTTAGCTTTTGGTTCTATTAAACATAAAATTATTTATTTATTTGCTGAAAAGGTTATTTCATCACACCCTGGAGATTCTGACTTCAATCCATTTTGGAATAAAAACAATCGTCTTTTAAGCGGTTTATTCACACTTAAAAAGTATTATTTAAGACATGGTGTTTCTAAAGACAATATGTCAAGATGGCTTAAAAAGGACAGTAAAAATCTCTCTTTAATTTTAGCGTCATCCGTTCTTGAAAAGAATTCTCTTTTAGAAGACGGATACAATTATGATGAATCAATTATCCAGGCTTTAGGCCTTCCAAGATATGATAATTTAAATAATAATCATGTTAAAAAGCAAATTGTAATTATGCCATCTTGGAGAAATTATATTAAATCTGAAATTGAGTTAGTTAACTCAGAGTATTTTAAAAGGTGGAACAATTTAATCAATAACAGGAATCTAATTGATTTTGCTGAAAAAAACAATTATCAAATCATATTCAAACCGCATCCTAATTTGTATAAGTTCATTGATGTTTTTGATGAAAACGAATATGTCATTATTGATTATGAAAAAAAATATCAGGAAATTTTTAATGAGTCATCTATCTTAATCACAGATTATTCTTCTATTTTCTTTGATTTTGCCTATCTAAAAAAACCTTTGATTTATTATCATTACGGTTCTGATTATCATTTTGATTCGGAAAACGGATATTTCAAATATGATACTATGGGTTTTGGAGATGTGATAAAAGAGGAAAATGATTTGGTCAATAAAATTAAATTTTATATAGCTAACAATTGCGAGATGGAAGACAAATACAAATCACGCGTTGATGATTTTTTCATGTATACTGATACTGATAATTGTAAAAGAGTTTATGAATGGATTTTATCTGATGAAAATTAG
- a CDS encoding CDP-glycerol glycerophosphotransferase family protein yields the protein MALKDKIRNLKECLDNRSIYDGYYNDAVCDDIVYLESRNGKDFTGNIFRITQELSTGEYGDFRIYVYASKEVKSKIDLFGKNYNLNITEIITDDKKATEILHKAKYIFTDSGIRNKYIKKQGQIFINTWHGTPLKLMGFDNPAERTSIGIIQRSFFFSDYLLYPNDYMMEKMTHAYMIDKIFRGKMLLEGYPRNSVFLDKTNIKDRLGLGDKTVYAYLPTYKGILSKRKDEKQKEDVEKFLDKINSRFSDHQILFVKFHPYNQSKIDFSRYGHIKAFPDGFENYDILNIADVLVTDYSSVFFDFANSGKKIVIFNYDEEEYLKDRGLYIPLESLPFPKVQNTDELIDELNGLKNYDDEKFVKEFCRYDSKDSVKRICSSVIGGDIVCKYGQIENPNKNILFYVGSMDNSEVKNKLIQMLEEMENVNVFLSYKQWDKNINENYMTLFDDIPKNVEFLPLSHNIAPTFKEKIDLIKFIKGTELNENLIKLFNRSYKRQYGNFKFDLVIDFASNDLESLIFAHSGLDNAIVTDESTQSKISSQFNKIYSISDIDLEKIIGEDR from the coding sequence TTGGCTCTAAAAGATAAAATTAGAAATTTAAAAGAATGTTTGGACAACAGAAGCATTTATGATGGGTATTATAACGATGCAGTTTGTGATGATATTGTCTATTTGGAGTCAAGAAACGGTAAGGATTTCACAGGAAACATTTTTAGAATAACACAGGAGCTATCAACCGGTGAATATGGTGATTTCAGAATATATGTTTATGCATCAAAGGAAGTTAAATCCAAAATTGATCTCTTCGGGAAAAATTATAATCTAAACATAACCGAAATCATCACAGATGATAAAAAGGCAACTGAAATATTACATAAAGCAAAATATATTTTCACCGACTCGGGGATTCGAAACAAATACATTAAAAAACAGGGTCAGATTTTCATCAACACCTGGCACGGCACACCGTTGAAGTTAATGGGATTTGACAATCCTGCTGAGAGGACAAGCATCGGAATAATACAGAGGTCTTTCTTTTTCAGCGATTACCTGTTATATCCTAATGACTATATGATGGAGAAGATGACTCATGCATATATGATTGATAAAATTTTCCGGGGAAAAATGCTTCTTGAAGGATATCCAAGAAACAGTGTATTTCTGGATAAAACAAACATTAAAGACAGGCTCGGTCTTGGCGATAAAACTGTTTATGCATATCTGCCTACATATAAGGGAATTTTAAGCAAAAGAAAAGATGAAAAGCAAAAAGAGGATGTTGAGAAATTTCTTGATAAAATAAATTCCAGGTTTTCTGACCATCAGATTTTATTTGTCAAATTCCACCCGTACAATCAATCAAAAATCGATTTTTCAAGATATGGTCATATTAAAGCTTTTCCTGACGGCTTTGAAAATTATGATATTTTAAACATTGCCGATGTTCTGGTTACTGATTACTCCAGTGTGTTTTTTGATTTTGCAAATAGCGGAAAAAAGATTGTTATTTTTAATTATGACGAGGAGGAATATTTAAAGGACAGAGGATTATATATTCCTTTAGAGTCCCTTCCTTTTCCAAAAGTTCAAAATACAGATGAGCTGATTGATGAACTCAATGGATTGAAAAATTATGACGATGAGAAATTTGTCAAGGAATTTTGCAGATATGACTCAAAAGACAGCGTGAAACGTATATGCAGTAGTGTGATTGGCGGCGATATTGTCTGTAAATATGGACAAATTGAAAATCCGAATAAGAATATTCTATTTTATGTCGGGTCTATGGATAATAGTGAAGTGAAAAATAAACTTATTCAAATGCTCGAAGAGATGGAAAATGTGAATGTTTTTCTTTCATACAAACAATGGGATAAAAACATAAATGAAAATTACATGACGCTATTTGATGACATTCCCAAAAACGTTGAATTTTTGCCGTTAAGTCATAATATCGCCCCGACATTTAAGGAAAAAATAGACTTGATAAAGTTCATTAAAGGCACGGAATTAAATGAGAACTTGATAAAGTTATTCAACCGGTCTTATAAAAGACAGTACGGTAATTTTAAATTTGATTTAGTAATAGATTTTGCAAGCAACGACCTTGAATCATTGATATTTGCACATTCAGGACTTGACAATGCAATTGTAACTGATGAAAGCACACAGTCTAAAATCTCCAGTCAGTTCAATAAAATCTATAGTATATCAGATATTGATTTAGAAAAAATCATTGGTGAGGACAGATGA
- a CDS encoding phosphocholine cytidylyltransferase family protein — protein sequence MIGVILSAGMGTRLMPLTKEIPKPLLKINNVTLLERMIKNCMNAGIMEFILIVGYNKEKVYDIAPVLEEKLDISIRIIENTEYDITNTSVSTYLASSFIEKENPDDFILINGDNVVDPEIIERIAETGNTSLIVDNFKDLNEESFKLILSDVKTSGDGSIANGTISQIGKEIDISSSTGEFIGVSKVIKEDVARFNEILTDLISEDRQNYYDFAYKTLSCDTKIDYVLTNGLKWTEIDDHNDWETANKLVDEFEN from the coding sequence ATGATAGGTGTGATTTTATCAGCAGGAATGGGAACAAGGCTAATGCCCCTTACTAAAGAAATTCCCAAACCACTACTTAAAATTAATAATGTGACATTACTTGAAAGAATGATTAAAAACTGTATGAATGCAGGAATAATGGAATTTATATTGATTGTTGGATATAATAAGGAAAAGGTATATGATATTGCTCCTGTACTTGAAGAAAAGCTGGATATATCAATTAGGATTATAGAAAATACAGAATATGACATAACAAATACCTCGGTATCGACTTATCTTGCAAGTTCATTTATTGAAAAGGAAAATCCTGATGACTTTATACTGATTAATGGGGATAATGTGGTTGATCCTGAAATCATTGAAAGAATAGCTGAAACCGGCAACACAAGCCTTATAGTTGATAATTTTAAGGATTTAAATGAAGAATCCTTTAAGTTGATTTTAAGTGATGTAAAAACCAGTGGTGACGGCTCAATAGCTAATGGGACCATTTCACAAATCGGAAAGGAAATCGACATATCCTCATCAACCGGAGAATTTATCGGTGTTTCAAAGGTCATAAAAGAGGATGTTGCCCGTTTTAATGAAATATTAACCGACCTGATTAGTGAAGACAGACAGAATTATTATGATTTTGCATATAAGACACTTTCCTGTGACACTAAAATCGATTATGTTTTAACAAATGGCCTTAAATGGACTGAAATCGACGATCATAATGACTGGGAAACTGCAAACAAGTTAGTTGACGAATTTGAAAACTGA
- a CDS encoding NAD(P)H-dependent glycerol-3-phosphate dehydrogenase, with amino-acid sequence MDLKVGVIGAGALGTAISQQISKNVSQLILFLRNRDLCDDINNLGYNTQYYPNSRLNDNIRASVDIDDLSDCDIIFLAIPSSAFRQTLRDLQPVVKNDAVIVTTAKGIEYPSLKTMGNLIEEYFDENYVAVSGPNFASEIMLDLPTVTNIASRSYENSLKVKQVLTTKQLKVKIIDDVKGIEICGVLKNINAIANGICEGMNVNENARFGILTKGFKDTIMIIEAIGGKSETVHEYCGFGDLILTSTSYESRNHTLGILYGQRLIIDEQASGIVFEGKNSIRAIKDICLDNEVHSDIVNFVFEVIIKKTIPTKAFNKLWENIE; translated from the coding sequence ATGGATTTGAAAGTAGGTGTAATTGGAGCCGGTGCATTGGGTACGGCCATATCTCAGCAGATAAGTAAAAATGTATCTCAGCTAATATTGTTTTTAAGAAACAGGGACCTGTGTGATGATATCAACAATTTAGGATACAATACTCAATACTATCCTAATTCCAGGTTAAATGACAATATTAGGGCAAGTGTTGATATTGATGATTTATCGGACTGTGACATTATATTTCTGGCCATACCCTCTTCTGCATTCAGACAGACATTAAGGGATCTTCAACCGGTTGTTAAAAATGATGCAGTTATTGTCACAACCGCTAAGGGAATTGAATATCCTTCACTTAAAACAATGGGAAATCTCATTGAAGAGTATTTTGATGAAAATTACGTTGCAGTGTCAGGACCTAATTTTGCATCTGAAATAATGCTTGACCTGCCGACAGTAACGAATATTGCTTCTAGAAGCTATGAAAACTCACTTAAGGTTAAACAGGTGCTGACAACCAAACAGCTTAAGGTGAAAATTATTGATGATGTTAAGGGAATCGAGATTTGCGGCGTTTTAAAAAACATAAATGCAATAGCTAACGGTATCTGTGAAGGAATGAACGTTAATGAAAATGCAAGATTCGGAATTTTAACCAAAGGTTTTAAAGACACAATCATGATTATCGAAGCAATCGGAGGAAAATCCGAAACTGTTCATGAGTACTGCGGATTCGGGGATTTGATATTGACTTCAACATCCTATGAAAGCAGAAACCATACTCTTGGAATATTGTATGGTCAGCGACTGATTATTGATGAGCAGGCAAGCGGTATTGTATTTGAAGGTAAAAATTCAATCAGGGCAATTAAAGATATTTGTCTAGACAATGAAGTTCACAGTGATATTGTAAACTTCGTATTTGAAGTAATAATTAAAAAGACAATTCCTACAAAGGCGTTTAATAAATTATGGGAAAATATAGAATAG
- a CDS encoding bifunctional glycosyltransferase family 2 protein/CDP-glycerol:glycerophosphate glycerophosphotransferase, whose amino-acid sequence MTFVSIIIPFNKEERYLKDCLDSISEENISDAEIILILNNADDSIYEFLNDYSDLKIKTISFDNRIGVAKARNIGLENACGEYVYFIDSDDYLNKDSLNKLIDAAKKTGADLINGERINTYYIRNRFNEELEKPHIVPLEKGNLSDMKYSIRLLVGEKTDRYELMSCLHSLIKREKISDTRFDEKQRYFADYYFMIDALENITSFYGVEDAVYAKRIRDDPVNITSLNQEIEDDSLLIHLKQFSEIKGILKNKKDVKFQILNSEVSRTMYDFYYHDFALKYITDKDEKWRNEYFNEMGKISKYFNPEDINWKSRYEINALQSGNAKTFKRLVQSRYIYVNLKRIMENHNRFNSTLYYGIYNKKEIKDNQIIFISFGGKYYSDSPKYLYEYLYEHYNDRFDFVWVVNDTSIEIPGNPKKVKRFTRQYYKEVARSKYWVTNGRHSDRLNKRDEQVIISTWHGTPLKKLGLDIGDIYSKNPKIKQSYIKHGVEWDYLISPNRYTSNILKSSFAYSGDILETGYPRNDILYNADESQISQIKKNLNLPDDKKIILYAPTWRDDEFYESGSIKFTLKLELDKLKEAISDEYIILVRTHYFISNNLDLSEFEGFAFDVSQYNDIAELYLISDMLITDYSSVFFDFANLKRPILYYTYDLDKYEGVLRGFYIDIRKDVPGPLLFTTEEIIDSIKNIESIKDEYSEKYDEFYERFCSIDDGNASKRIAEIVWKENI is encoded by the coding sequence ATGACATTTGTAAGCATAATTATTCCATTTAATAAAGAAGAGAGATACCTGAAAGACTGCTTAGACAGCATCAGTGAAGAAAATATAAGTGATGCTGAAATTATTTTAATATTAAATAATGCTGATGATTCGATTTATGAATTTTTAAATGATTACAGTGATTTAAAAATAAAAACAATCTCATTCGATAATAGGATTGGTGTTGCAAAGGCACGTAACATCGGATTGGAAAATGCCTGCGGAGAATATGTGTACTTTATAGACAGTGATGATTATTTAAATAAGGATTCATTAAACAAACTCATTGACGCGGCTAAAAAAACCGGCGCCGATTTAATAAACGGTGAACGTATAAATACATATTACATCCGCAATCGTTTTAATGAAGAATTAGAAAAACCCCATATTGTCCCCCTTGAAAAAGGCAATCTGAGTGATATGAAATATTCAATCAGACTTCTTGTCGGAGAAAAAACAGACAGATATGAATTAATGTCCTGTCTGCACTCTTTGATTAAAAGAGAGAAAATTTCAGATACCAGATTCGACGAAAAACAAAGATACTTTGCAGATTATTACTTTATGATTGATGCTTTGGAAAACATCACTAGCTTTTATGGCGTTGAGGATGCCGTCTATGCAAAAAGAATAAGGGATGATCCTGTAAATATCACATCACTCAATCAGGAAATTGAGGATGACAGTCTTCTGATTCATTTAAAACAGTTTTCTGAAATTAAAGGCATTTTAAAAAATAAAAAGGATGTGAAATTTCAGATTTTAAATTCAGAAGTTTCCCGCACAATGTATGATTTTTACTATCATGACTTTGCACTTAAATACATCACTGATAAAGACGAGAAATGGAGAAATGAGTATTTTAATGAAATGGGTAAAATATCTAAATATTTCAATCCCGAAGATATAAACTGGAAATCCAGATATGAAATAAATGCACTGCAGTCAGGAAATGCCAAAACATTTAAAAGACTTGTTCAATCCCGTTACATATATGTGAATCTTAAAAGAATAATGGAAAATCACAATAGATTTAATTCCACATTATACTATGGAATTTATAATAAAAAAGAGATTAAAGACAATCAGATAATATTCATTAGTTTTGGGGGCAAATACTACTCAGATAGTCCGAAATACCTCTATGAATATTTATATGAACATTATAATGACAGATTTGATTTTGTCTGGGTTGTTAATGATACATCAATTGAGATTCCAGGAAATCCCAAAAAGGTAAAAAGATTCACACGTCAATACTACAAAGAGGTTGCCAGATCCAAATATTGGGTAACCAATGGAAGACATTCTGACAGACTGAATAAAAGAGACGAACAGGTTATTATATCCACATGGCACGGCACTCCCCTTAAAAAACTCGGATTGGATATTGGAGACATTTACAGTAAAAACCCTAAAATCAAACAATCTTATATTAAGCACGGTGTGGAATGGGATTATCTGATTTCACCAAACAGATACACATCAAATATTTTAAAAAGTTCTTTTGCATACTCAGGAGATATTCTGGAAACAGGCTATCCGAGAAATGATATTTTATATAATGCAGATGAAAGCCAGATTAGTCAGATTAAGAAAAATTTGAATTTGCCTGATGATAAGAAAATTATTCTTTACGCTCCAACATGGAGAGACGATGAGTTTTATGAATCAGGTTCCATAAAATTTACTTTAAAACTGGAATTGGATAAGTTAAAAGAAGCTATAAGTGATGAATACATTATTCTAGTAAGAACTCATTATTTTATTTCCAATAATCTTGATTTGTCAGAATTTGAAGGTTTTGCTTTTGATGTTAGTCAATACAATGATATTGCAGAATTGTATTTAATCAGTGATATGCTAATCACCGACTATTCAAGTGTGTTTTTTGACTTTGCAAATCTTAAAAGGCCAATTTTATATTATACCTATGATTTGGATAAATATGAAGGTGTGCTTAGAGGATTCTACATAGATATTCGAAAAGACGTCCCGGGTCCGTTACTGTTCACTACAGAAGAAATAATTGACAGTATTAAAAACATCGAATCCATTAAAGATGAATACAGCGAAAAATACGATGAATTTTACGAAAGGTTCTGCAGTATCGATGATGGAAACGCATCAAAAAGGATTGCTGAAATAGTTTGGAAAGAGAATATATAA
- a CDS encoding UDP-glucose/GDP-mannose dehydrogenase family protein → MRLTVVGTGYVGLVTGACFAKMGNKVYCVDIDNEKIKGLKNNIMPIFEPNLETLVKNSQETGDLIFTTDIKEALDDSDIVFIAVGTPMAEDGSCNLNYIFSAVNDVANNITKDTLIVIKSTVPVGTGFKVKEMMNDILKERKSYVKIEVASNPEFLKEGHAIEDCLHPDRIVIGAEKEEVFEILKELYAPFVLNHDRFVLMDVKSSEMTKYVANAMLATKISFMNEIANICEVTGANVKNVRLGIGSDKRIGYDFIYAGCGYGGSCFPKDVQALINTSKDNGYTPRILSNVELVNENQKKVLANKVTDRFGNDLSDLTFCIWGLSFKPGTDDVREATSRVVCKEIINKGGKIKAYDPQATEEFIKSMPNEYLDNIEFFNSRYDALNNADGLILITEWKEFRNLDLIELEERMNQKIIFDGRNIYDKKIVENGFELYQIGC, encoded by the coding sequence ATGAGATTAACTGTTGTTGGAACTGGATATGTGGGGCTTGTAACTGGAGCATGTTTTGCAAAAATGGGTAATAAGGTATATTGTGTCGATATTGATAATGAAAAAATTAAAGGTCTGAAAAACAATATCATGCCTATTTTTGAACCTAACCTTGAAACTCTTGTAAAAAACAGCCAGGAAACCGGAGATCTTATATTCACTACGGATATTAAAGAAGCACTAGATGATTCTGATATTGTTTTTATTGCAGTAGGCACACCAATGGCAGAAGATGGTAGTTGCAATTTAAATTATATCTTTTCAGCAGTTAATGATGTTGCAAATAACATCACAAAAGACACTTTGATTGTTATTAAATCAACAGTTCCTGTCGGAACTGGTTTTAAAGTAAAAGAGATGATGAATGATATTCTTAAAGAAAGGAAATCTTATGTTAAAATTGAAGTAGCTTCCAATCCTGAATTTTTAAAGGAAGGTCATGCAATTGAGGATTGCTTACATCCAGATAGGATTGTTATTGGTGCTGAAAAAGAAGAAGTGTTCGAGATACTTAAAGAATTATATGCTCCATTCGTATTAAATCATGACCGTTTTGTTTTAATGGATGTTAAAAGTTCTGAAATGACTAAATATGTAGCTAATGCAATGCTTGCCACTAAAATATCATTTATGAATGAAATAGCCAATATTTGTGAAGTTACCGGAGCAAATGTTAAAAATGTCCGTTTAGGTATCGGCAGTGATAAACGTATTGGTTATGATTTTATTTATGCAGGATGCGGATATGGGGGAAGCTGTTTTCCAAAAGATGTTCAAGCACTTATAAATACATCAAAGGATAACGGTTATACACCACGTATTTTATCAAATGTTGAATTGGTTAATGAAAATCAGAAGAAAGTTTTAGCAAACAAAGTAACTGATAGATTTGGAAATGATTTATCAGACCTTACCTTTTGTATCTGGGGACTTTCATTTAAACCAGGAACAGATGACGTAAGGGAAGCCACATCACGTGTTGTCTGTAAGGAAATCATTAATAAAGGCGGAAAAATAAAAGCATATGATCCGCAAGCAACAGAAGAATTTATAAAATCAATGCCTAATGAATATCTGGACAATATTGAGTTTTTTAACTCACGTTATGATGCATTAAATAATGCGGACGGTTTAATTCTCATTACTGAATGGAAAGAATTTAGAAACCTTGATTTAATCGAACTTGAAGAAAGAATGAATCAGAAAATTATCTTTGATGGAAGAAACATTTATGATAAAAAAATTGTTGAAAATGGATTTGAATTATATCAAATTGGATGTTAA
- a CDS encoding glycosyltransferase family 2 protein, whose amino-acid sequence MIKVSVIIPVYNGEEYLEECLDSIINQTLKDIEIICINDGSTDSSLEILSEYNRKDPRFTIFSQENKGQGAARNKGLDLSQGEFIYFMDADDILKPGALEALYNNAADKSLDVVMFKMINYDDESNEYFKSPNYDLKKLSKFKNGVVFNHEDMGNLIFSTARSPVNKFYSHEFIRDNSIKFPEGVIFEDNIFFWKVILSAKRMYIYPEYLYIRRRHSNSTTTLGNYKYMDIIEITDLTWDVFKECNRFEQYKHKLYNSKVSECFLWFSKTEEEYKSEFFNKIKEHFLYFKNNKIYNEFFNSLTYKNKVNFESFTSSTSYDNFNLNYIKVQNKYLIEENNSLNREIKDLEKENKKK is encoded by the coding sequence ATGATTAAGGTTTCCGTAATTATCCCGGTGTATAACGGTGAAGAATATTTGGAGGAGTGCTTAGATAGCATCATTAATCAAACATTAAAAGACATTGAAATAATCTGTATAAATGACGGTTCAACAGACTCTTCATTAGAAATTCTAAGTGAGTATAATAGAAAAGATCCTCGTTTTACAATATTTTCTCAAGAAAATAAAGGACAGGGCGCTGCTAGAAATAAAGGGTTGGATTTATCACAGGGTGAATTCATTTACTTTATGGATGCAGATGATATCTTAAAACCCGGTGCGCTTGAAGCCCTCTACAATAATGCGGCTGATAAATCATTAGATGTTGTAATGTTTAAAATGATAAATTATGATGATGAAAGCAATGAATACTTTAAATCCCCTAACTATGATTTAAAAAAGTTATCCAAATTTAAAAATGGAGTCGTATTTAATCATGAAGATATGGGTAATTTAATTTTTTCAACAGCCAGATCACCGGTTAATAAATTTTATAGTCATGAATTCATTAGAGATAACTCCATTAAATTCCCGGAAGGAGTTATTTTTGAAGATAATATTTTCTTCTGGAAAGTTATTCTCAGTGCCAAAAGAATGTATATTTATCCTGAATATTTATATATCCGCAGGAGACATTCGAATTCAACAACCACATTAGGCAATTATAAGTATATGGACATTATAGAAATAACTGATCTTACCTGGGATGTATTTAAAGAATGTAACCGTTTTGAACAATATAAACATAAACTGTACAACAGCAAAGTTAGTGAATGTTTTTTATGGTTTTCAAAAACTGAAGAGGAATATAAATCAGAATTCTTTAATAAAATAAAGGAACATTTTTTATATTTTAAAAACAATAAGATTTATAACGAGTTTTTTAATTCATTAACCTATAAAAATAAAGTTAATTTTGAATCTTTCACATCTTCAACTTCATATGATAACTTTAATTTAAATTATATTAAGGTTCAAAACAAATATTTAATAGAAGAAAATAATAGTCTTAACAGGGAAATTAAAGATTTAGAAAAAGAAAATAAAAAAAAATAA
- a CDS encoding universal stress protein, which translates to MYNKILLPTDGSGYADQEIDRVTKLIDCDGEIIILSVAGKLTSSAFQSRKHVQKVNAGMLNEAKGIVAKMKKKFPEGYNIKTIVKTGFPAETINEVAEKEGVELIVISSSGKSGLHKFIIGSVAEKVLKTAERDVLLVHNTD; encoded by the coding sequence ATGTATAATAAAATTTTACTCCCAACTGACGGGTCAGGATATGCTGATCAAGAAATCGATAGAGTAACTAAATTGATAGACTGTGACGGTGAAATAATAATATTATCAGTTGCTGGAAAATTAACTTCAAGCGCTTTTCAAAGCAGAAAACATGTTCAAAAGGTTAATGCAGGAATGTTAAATGAAGCTAAGGGAATTGTGGCAAAAATGAAGAAAAAGTTCCCTGAAGGATACAATATCAAAACTATTGTTAAAACAGGTTTTCCGGCTGAGACAATTAACGAAGTCGCTGAAAAAGAAGGGGTTGAATTAATCGTTATCTCATCTTCAGGAAAAAGCGGTCTTCACAAGTTTATAATAGGCAGCGTAGCTGAAAAAGTCTTAAAGACTGCTGAACGAGATGTTTTGTTAGTTCACAATACTGATTAA